A region from the Lolium perenne isolate Kyuss_39 chromosome 4, Kyuss_2.0, whole genome shotgun sequence genome encodes:
- the LOC127297575 gene encoding cyclin-dependent protein kinase inhibitor EL2: protein MSASPEFYKPAAPPAAYSPRILLAVTEPAAEDSCYYACSTPTGAGISFGGDAATCPPAPRKPRPPPASACRKRLFAAGDVVTLRFDDLEAIFRPAPSPRFDGLTTRASRNRGAILS from the coding sequence ATGTCAGCCTCGCCGGAGTTCTACAAACCCGCGGCGCCGCCGGCGGCCTACTCACCGCGCATCCTGCTCGCCGTCACAGAGCCGGCCGCCGAGGACTCGTGCTACTACGCCTGCAGCACGCCGACGGGCGCCGGGATCAGCTTCGGCGGCGACGCGGCCACCTGCCCGCCCGCGCCCAGGAAGCCGCGCCCGCCGCCGGCGTCCGCCTGCCGGAAGCGCCTCTTCGCCGCCGGCGACGTTGTCACGCTCCGCTTCGACGACCTCGAGGCCATCTTCCGGCCCGCTCCGTCGCCGCGCTTCGACGGGCTCACCACCCGTGCTAGTAGGAACCGTGGTGCTATCTTGAGCTGA
- the LOC127297574 gene encoding phosphoglucan phosphatase DSP4, amyloplastic, translated as MNCLQNLLKEPPIVGSRSMRRPSPLNLAMVRGGSRRSNTVKTATGASTSSTESSALEPGAEKSDSYSTNMTQAMGAVLTYRHELGMNYNFICPDLIVGSCLQSPLDVDKLREIGVKTVFCLQQDPDLEYFGVDISAIQDYCLECKDIEHCREEVRDFDAFDLRLRLPAVISKLYKLASRNGGITYIHCTAGLGRAPAVALAYMFWILGYDLNEGHRLLQSKRPSFPKLEAIKLATADILTGLSKNCITLKWKNGSCSSVEISGLDIGWGQKIPLAYDNEKRAWFLERELPEGRYEYKYVVDGNWLCNEHEMKTKPNADGHVNNYIQVSRDDTSVEEQEMRERLTGQNPALTKEERLMIKEYLEQYSEQ; from the exons aTGAACTGCCTCCAGAACCTGCTCAA GGAGCCTCCGATCGTCGGATCCAGATCGATGAGGCGGCCCTCGCCGCTCAACCTG GCCATGGTTCGCGGCGGGAGTCGCCGGTCCAACACCGTCAAGACT GCAACCGGGGCATCCACCTCTAGCACGGAGAGCAGCGCGCTGGAGCCAGGCGCGGAAAAGTCCGATTCCTACAGCACCAACATGACGCAGGCCATGGGAGCAG TGTTGACGTATAGGCATGAGCTTGGAATGAATTACAATTTTATATGCCCGGACTTGATCGTAGGCTCCTGCTTACAG AGCCCGCTTGATGTTGATAAGCTTCGTGAGATCGGTGTAAAAACTGTATTCTGCTTGCAGCAAGATCCAGACCTTGA ATATTTTGGAGTTGACATCAGTGCAATTCAAGACTACTGTCTAGAATGTAAAGATATTGAGCACTGCCGTGAAGAAGTTAG GGATTTTGATGCTTTTGATTTGCGACTGAGGCTTCCTGCTGTGATTAGCAAATTGTACAAGCTTGCCAGCCGTAATGGTGGGATAACATATATACATTGTACAGCCGGACTTGGAAGAGCTCCTGCCGTGGCA CTAGCATATATGTTCTGGATTCTTGGTTACGATCTGAACGAAGGACATCGACTACTACAG AGCAAAAGGCCTAGCTTTCCAAAGTTGGAAGCCATCAAATTGGCAACTGCTGACATT CTGACGGGTTTGTCAAAGAACTGCATCACTTTGAAGTGGAAAAATGGTAGTTGTTCTTCTGTTGAAATTTCGGGGCTTGACATTGGGTGGGGACAG AAAATTCCCTTGGCATATGATAATGAGAAAAGAGCAtggtttcttgagagggagctacCT GAAGGACGGTATGAGTACAAATACGTAGTGGATGGCAACTGGTTGTGCAACGAACATGAGATGAAGACCAAACCAAACGCTGATGGCCATGTGAATAACTACATACAG GTCTCTAGGGACGACACGAGCGTTGAGGAGCAAGAAATGAGGGAGCGGCTGACTGGTCAAAACCCTGCTCTTACAAAAGAAGAAAGGCTGATGATCAAAGAGTACCTGGAACAATACAGCGAGCAATGA